The Corylus avellana chromosome ca8, CavTom2PMs-1.0 genome has a segment encoding these proteins:
- the LOC132189156 gene encoding ceramide kinase isoform X1 produces the protein MASTSNKELYSYDGVVAVGGDGFFNEILNGFLSSRHKAPYPPSPTDIVHSVDGNGSVLIHHGSSGTVAGTTSQNEDQSPLLSTPRQENGSGFSTFRTEDGSCNIADQDREFSFPEERFRFGIIPAGSTDAIVMCTTGTRDPITSALHIVLGKRVCLDIAQVVRWKTTSASKVEPCVRYAASFAGYGFYGDVITESEKYRWMGPKRYDYAGTKVFLRHRSYEAEVAYLQVKSEVTNSTSERGHLSSQIQALWSPNESERVVCRVNCTVCNKKPIRVSTGSPLATPYSHPEETRWLRSKGRFLSIGAAVISCRNERAPDGLVADAHLSDGFLNLILIKDCPHALYLWHLTQLARRGGSPLNFKFVEHHKTTAFVFTSFGTESVWNLDGELFQAHQLSAQVFRGLVSLFAAGPEV, from the exons ATGGCCTCTACTTCCAACAAGGAACTTTACTCCTATGATGGTGTTGTAGCTGTG GGTGGTGATGGTTTCTTCAATGAAATCCTTAATGGGTTTCTTTCTTCAAGGCATAAAGCTCCTTACCCACCAAGCCCAACAGATATTGTTCATTCTGTTGATGGGAATGGCAGTGTCTTGATTCATCATGGTTCAAGTGGAACAGTTGCTGGGACTACTAGTCAGAATGAAGACCAGTCACCTCTTCTCTCAACTCCAAGACAAGAAAATGGATCAGGATTCTCAACTTTTA GAACTGAAGATGGCTCTTGTAACATTG CAGATCAAGATCGTGAGTTTTCATTCCCTGAAGAACGGTTTAGATTCGGAATCATTCCTGCAGGTTCAACTGATGCCATTGTGATGTG TACAACTGGAACTCGAGATCCTATAACATCAGCATTGCACATTGTCCTTGGTAAAAGGGTATGCCTCGATATAGCGCAAGTTGTAAGATGGAAAACAACGTCGGCATCAAAAGTTGAACCTTGCGTACGCTATGCGGCTTCTTTTGCTGG GTATGGTTTTTATGGAGATGTCATTACTGAGAGTGAAAAATACCGCTGGATGGGCCCCAAACGTTATGATTATGCAGGAACAAAAGTGTTTTTGAGGCACAG GTCATATGAGGCAGAAGTAGCATACTTACAAGTCAAATCAGAAGTAACAAATTCAACTTCCGAGAGAGGTCACTTGAGTAGTCAGATACAAGCATTGTGGAGTCCAAATGAATCTGAAAGAGTGGTTTGTCGCGTTAATTGCACTGTCTGTAACAAAAAACCGATTCGGGTATCCACGGGAAGTCCCCTAGCAACACCTTACTCACATCCAGAAGAAACAAGATGGTTGAGATCCAAAGGGCGTTTTCTTAGCATTGGTGCTGCTGTAATTTCTTGCCGAAATGAAAGAGCACCAGATGGTTTGGTGGCTGATGCACACCTTTCAGACGGTTTCCTCAACCTTATATTGATTAAAGACTGTCCTCATGCTTTGTATCTATG GCACCTTACCCAGCTTGCAAGGAGAGGTGGAagtcccctgaacttcaaaTTTGTAGAACATCATAAG ACAACGGCATTTGTGTTTACTTCTTTTGGCACTGAGAGTGTATGGAATTTGGATGGTGAGCTCTTTCAAGCACACCAACTCTCAGCACAAGTATTTAGAGGCCTTGTTAGCTTATTTGCAGCTGGTCCCGAAGTCTAA
- the LOC132189156 gene encoding ceramide kinase isoform X3, translating to MASTSNKELYSYDGVVAVGGDGFFNEILNGFLSSRHKAPYPPSPTDIVHSVDGNGSVLIHHGSSGTVAGTTSQNEDQSPLLSTPRQENGSGFSTFRTEDGSCNIADQDREFSFPEERFRFGIIPAGSTDAIVMCTTGTRDPITSALHIVLGKRVCLDIAQVVRWKTTSASKVEPCVRYAASFAGYGFYGDVITESEKYRWMGPKRYDYAGTKVFLRHRSYEAEVAYLQVKSEVTNSTSERGHLSSQIQALWSPNESERVVCRVNCTVCNKKPIRVSTGSPLATPYSHPEETRWLRSKGRFLSIGAAVISCRNERAPDGLVADAHLSDGFLNLILIKDCPHALYLCHLILMLTGTLPSLQGEVEVP from the exons ATGGCCTCTACTTCCAACAAGGAACTTTACTCCTATGATGGTGTTGTAGCTGTG GGTGGTGATGGTTTCTTCAATGAAATCCTTAATGGGTTTCTTTCTTCAAGGCATAAAGCTCCTTACCCACCAAGCCCAACAGATATTGTTCATTCTGTTGATGGGAATGGCAGTGTCTTGATTCATCATGGTTCAAGTGGAACAGTTGCTGGGACTACTAGTCAGAATGAAGACCAGTCACCTCTTCTCTCAACTCCAAGACAAGAAAATGGATCAGGATTCTCAACTTTTA GAACTGAAGATGGCTCTTGTAACATTG CAGATCAAGATCGTGAGTTTTCATTCCCTGAAGAACGGTTTAGATTCGGAATCATTCCTGCAGGTTCAACTGATGCCATTGTGATGTG TACAACTGGAACTCGAGATCCTATAACATCAGCATTGCACATTGTCCTTGGTAAAAGGGTATGCCTCGATATAGCGCAAGTTGTAAGATGGAAAACAACGTCGGCATCAAAAGTTGAACCTTGCGTACGCTATGCGGCTTCTTTTGCTGG GTATGGTTTTTATGGAGATGTCATTACTGAGAGTGAAAAATACCGCTGGATGGGCCCCAAACGTTATGATTATGCAGGAACAAAAGTGTTTTTGAGGCACAG GTCATATGAGGCAGAAGTAGCATACTTACAAGTCAAATCAGAAGTAACAAATTCAACTTCCGAGAGAGGTCACTTGAGTAGTCAGATACAAGCATTGTGGAGTCCAAATGAATCTGAAAGAGTGGTTTGTCGCGTTAATTGCACTGTCTGTAACAAAAAACCGATTCGGGTATCCACGGGAAGTCCCCTAGCAACACCTTACTCACATCCAGAAGAAACAAGATGGTTGAGATCCAAAGGGCGTTTTCTTAGCATTGGTGCTGCTGTAATTTCTTGCCGAAATGAAAGAGCACCAGATGGTTTGGTGGCTGATGCACACCTTTCAGACGGTTTCCTCAACCTTATATTGATTAAAGACTGTCCTCATGCTTTGTATCTATG TCATCTTATTTTGATGCTTACAGGCACCTTACCCAGCTTGCAAGGAGAGGTGGAagtcccctga
- the LOC132189156 gene encoding ceramide kinase isoform X2, with amino-acid sequence MASTSNKELYSYDGVVAVGGDGFFNEILNGFLSSRHKAPYPPSPTDIVHSVDGNGSVLIHHGSSGTVAGTTSQNEDQSPLLSTPRQENGSGFSTFRTEDGSCNIDQDREFSFPEERFRFGIIPAGSTDAIVMCTTGTRDPITSALHIVLGKRVCLDIAQVVRWKTTSASKVEPCVRYAASFAGYGFYGDVITESEKYRWMGPKRYDYAGTKVFLRHRSYEAEVAYLQVKSEVTNSTSERGHLSSQIQALWSPNESERVVCRVNCTVCNKKPIRVSTGSPLATPYSHPEETRWLRSKGRFLSIGAAVISCRNERAPDGLVADAHLSDGFLNLILIKDCPHALYLWHLTQLARRGGSPLNFKFVEHHKTTAFVFTSFGTESVWNLDGELFQAHQLSAQVFRGLVSLFAAGPEV; translated from the exons ATGGCCTCTACTTCCAACAAGGAACTTTACTCCTATGATGGTGTTGTAGCTGTG GGTGGTGATGGTTTCTTCAATGAAATCCTTAATGGGTTTCTTTCTTCAAGGCATAAAGCTCCTTACCCACCAAGCCCAACAGATATTGTTCATTCTGTTGATGGGAATGGCAGTGTCTTGATTCATCATGGTTCAAGTGGAACAGTTGCTGGGACTACTAGTCAGAATGAAGACCAGTCACCTCTTCTCTCAACTCCAAGACAAGAAAATGGATCAGGATTCTCAACTTTTA GAACTGAAGATGGCTCTTGTAACATTG ATCAAGATCGTGAGTTTTCATTCCCTGAAGAACGGTTTAGATTCGGAATCATTCCTGCAGGTTCAACTGATGCCATTGTGATGTG TACAACTGGAACTCGAGATCCTATAACATCAGCATTGCACATTGTCCTTGGTAAAAGGGTATGCCTCGATATAGCGCAAGTTGTAAGATGGAAAACAACGTCGGCATCAAAAGTTGAACCTTGCGTACGCTATGCGGCTTCTTTTGCTGG GTATGGTTTTTATGGAGATGTCATTACTGAGAGTGAAAAATACCGCTGGATGGGCCCCAAACGTTATGATTATGCAGGAACAAAAGTGTTTTTGAGGCACAG GTCATATGAGGCAGAAGTAGCATACTTACAAGTCAAATCAGAAGTAACAAATTCAACTTCCGAGAGAGGTCACTTGAGTAGTCAGATACAAGCATTGTGGAGTCCAAATGAATCTGAAAGAGTGGTTTGTCGCGTTAATTGCACTGTCTGTAACAAAAAACCGATTCGGGTATCCACGGGAAGTCCCCTAGCAACACCTTACTCACATCCAGAAGAAACAAGATGGTTGAGATCCAAAGGGCGTTTTCTTAGCATTGGTGCTGCTGTAATTTCTTGCCGAAATGAAAGAGCACCAGATGGTTTGGTGGCTGATGCACACCTTTCAGACGGTTTCCTCAACCTTATATTGATTAAAGACTGTCCTCATGCTTTGTATCTATG GCACCTTACCCAGCTTGCAAGGAGAGGTGGAagtcccctgaacttcaaaTTTGTAGAACATCATAAG ACAACGGCATTTGTGTTTACTTCTTTTGGCACTGAGAGTGTATGGAATTTGGATGGTGAGCTCTTTCAAGCACACCAACTCTCAGCACAAGTATTTAGAGGCCTTGTTAGCTTATTTGCAGCTGGTCCCGAAGTCTAA
- the LOC132190985 gene encoding ceramide kinase-like — MERNEDDGIVGENSQPRAECDGQVSALSSTLFLDHVGQVILTFNSDGLSWKLVQSFNNDESTCLCIELASKSLTEIKFSDVYAVEFINYGLAHESNLPSSGRCLVHNDEMYRFTVHGVQRSTTQPSLWVPAVYTFGHKDLQTCLMWVNRTNASLNLELGRPRNLMVFIHPRSGNGNGCRTWETVAPIFSRAKVNTKCNAAMHFSLKAALHLHYCI; from the exons ATGGAGAGAAATGAAGATGATGGTATTGTAGGAGAGAACTCTCAGCCACGTGCAGAGTGTGATGGCCAAGTGTCGGCTCTGAGTTCCACCCTCTTCTTGGATCATGTTGGGCAAGTCATCCTCACCTTCAATTCAGATGGGTTGTCTTGGAAATTGGTCCAGTCCTTCAATAAC GATGAGTCAACTTGTTTATGCATCGAACTTGCTTCTAAGAGTTTAACTGAGATAAAATTCTCTGATGTTTATGCTGTTGAATTCATCAACTATGGCTTGGCTCATGAATCAAATCTTCCAAGCTCTGGGAGATGTCTTGTGCATAATGACGAG ATGTACCGCTTTACGGTGCATGGTGTCCAAAGGTCAACAACACAGCCTTCTCTTTGGGTCCCAGCTGTGTACACATTTGGTCATAAGGATCTGCAAACATGTCTGATGTGGGTTAATCGTACTAATGCTTCTCTAAACCTTGAATTGGGGAGACCAAGAAATCTTATG GTTTTCATTCATCCAAGAAGTGGGAATGGGAATGGCTGTAGAACCTGGGAAACTGTGGCACCCATATTCTCACGTGCTAAAGTCAATACAAAG TGTAATGCCGCAATGCATTTTAGTTTAAAAGCAGCTTTGCATTTGCATTATTGCatataa